One Rhipicephalus microplus isolate Deutch F79 chromosome 4, USDA_Rmic, whole genome shotgun sequence genomic window carries:
- the LOC142814388 gene encoding disintegrin and metalloproteinase domain-containing protein 10-like has product MCLVDCKRAGTDGPCLDTCKEAALQSLCGRKRERGAACNQNRGYCDVFHRCRVVDENGPLARLQQLLVPNRVRELIKQYTWVAILIGVMLLLGVLLFIRCCAVLTPTNNPRLPKAKTFKEGVQHPWEFLKVEMPLSAFLTVKAYVPPV; this is encoded by the exons ATGTGCCTCGTGGACTGCAAGCGGGCAG GCACGGATGGCCCCTGCCTGGACACGTGCAAGGAAGCCGCGCTGCAGTCGTTGTGCGGCCGGAAGAGGGAACGTGGCGCCGCGTGCAATCAGAACCGCGGCTACTGCGACGTCTTTCACCGGTGCCGCGTTGTGGACGAGAACGGGCCTCTGGCGCGCCTACAACAGCTGCTCGTGCCAAATCGAGTGCGAGAGCTAATCAAA CAGTACACCTGGGTGGCGATCCTGATCGGTGTGATGCTCCTTCTCGGCGTGCTGCTGTTCATCCGCTGTTGTGCCGTGCTTACGCCCACCAACAACCCGAGGCTGCCGAAAGCCAAGACGTTCAAGGAAGGCGTCCAGCACCCCTGGGAATTTCTCAAGGTTGAAATGCCGCTTTCTGCTTTTCTCACCGTGAAGGCTTAC